From Cannabis sativa cultivar Pink pepper isolate KNU-18-1 chromosome 8, ASM2916894v1, whole genome shotgun sequence, a single genomic window includes:
- the LOC133030671 gene encoding uncharacterized protein LOC133030671, with protein MKILTWNIRGSGDKEKRRAIKATLCKLNPDIRIIQEVKKEVVDRNFVGSIWRSRFKAWILLPSIGRLGGTLLIWDTRSITVLGSMIGEFSISVLIKTEEKEPWWFSGVYGPCSYKARSDFWDEMAGLSSICGESWCIGGDFNVVRSVQEKLNNNSCTRSMKIFDELVNVLRLIDPKLNNGRFTWSNFRENPICSRLDRFLFTNKWNIAYPYVRQEMAVRVVLDHSLVILDSDPPNWGPCPFRYDNQWLEHKSFSKLFEKWWKETSVSSWSGTKFMSKLKKIQEKIKVWSKSTFGDNRMRKIALERRLEDLDRLEGSNRWNETLNEERREIKKEWQKLAFEEERNVWLKSKCKWAKEGDANIRFFHNLLNARKARNTISRIEKENGDVVDKEDEIVEELIGYYTKLYTSERREGMGVEGIFWRQISTESARELERPFDEEEIRRVVFDCEGNKAPGPDGFSLAVFQNN; from the coding sequence ATGAAGATTCTTACATGGAACATTAGAGGCAGTGGTGATAAGGAGAAAAGAAGGGCTATTAAGGCAACTTTATGTAAACTCAATCCAGATATTAGAATAATACAAGAAGTCAAGAAGGAAGTCGTAGATAGAAATTTTGTGGGAAGCATATGGAGATCAAGATTTAAAGCATGGATCCTTCTCCCATCTATTGGGAGGTTGGGGGGTACGTTGTTGATATGGGACACTAGAAGTATCACAGTGTTGGGCTCAATGATAGGAGAGTTCTCTATATCAGTGCTAATTAAAACAGAAGAAAAAGAACCTTGGTGGTTCTCGGGTGTTTACGGGCCTTGCTCATATAAAGCAAGATCTGACTTTTGGGATGAGATGGCGGGCCTTAGCTCAATTTGTGGGGAATCTTGGTGTATAGGGGGTGACTTCAATGTAGTCAGAAGCGTACAAGAAAAGCTGAACAATAATTCATGTACGAGGAGTATGAAGATTTTTGATGAATTAGTGAATGTGTTGAGATTGATTGACCCTAAACTTAACAATGGAAGATTTACGTGGTCAAACTTTCGAGAAAATCCAATCTGTAGCAGACTAGATAGATTCTTGTTTACTAACAAGTGGAACATCGCCTATCCATATGTCAGACAGGAAATGGCAGTCAGAGTAGTTTTAGATCACAGTCTGGTAATACTTGATTCAGATCCACCGAATTGGGGCCCTTGCCCCTTTAGATATGACAACCAATGGTTGGAACACAAGTCTTTTTCCAAGCTCTTcgaaaaatggtggaaagagacATCGGTGTCAAGTTGGTCAGGAACAAAATTCATGAGCAAATTAAAGAAGATACAAGAGAAGATAAAGGTGTGGAGCAAATCTACTTTTGGAGATAACCGCATGAGGAAAATTGCTCTAGAAAGAAGGTTAGAAGATCTAGATAGACTAGAAGGAAGCAACAGATGGAATGAAACTTTGAATGAAGAGAGAAGGGAGATCAAGAAGGAATGGCAAAAGTTAGCATTTGAAGAAGAAAGGAATGTGTGGCTGAAGTCTAAATGCAAGTGGGCTAAGGAGGGAGATGCAAATATCAGATTTTTCCATAATCTGTTGAATGCAAGGAAGGCCAGAAACACAATATCTAGAATTGAGAAAGAAAACGGAGATGTGGTCGACAAGGAAGATGAAATAGTCGAAGAATTGATTGGTTATTATACCAAACTCTACACCTCTGAAAGAAGAGAGGGGATGGGTGTGGAAGGAATTTTTTGGAGACAAATTTCTACTGAATCAGCTAGAGAATTAGAGCGACCATTTGATGAGGAAGAAATAAGGAGAGTTGTTTTTGATTGTGAAGGCAATAAAGCACCGGGACCCGATGGTTTTAGTCTAGCAGTCTTCCAAAATAACTGA